One Vigna unguiculata cultivar IT97K-499-35 chromosome 11, ASM411807v1, whole genome shotgun sequence DNA window includes the following coding sequences:
- the LOC114168172 gene encoding cytochrome P450 94C1, translated as MSFEGFLSLQSMSATCGFFFFAFTLLFSLFSFMLFIIRMKPWCNCDICRSYLTVSWASKFANLCDWYTHLLRKSPSGTIHVHVLGNTITSNPDNVEHILKTNFQNYPKGKPFSVLLGDLLGQGIFNVDGDSWLFQRKMASLELGSVAIRSYALELVNEEIHARLLPFVVSTARGEMNKEKVLDLQDILRRFSFDNICKISFGLDPGCLLPTLPVSDLADAFDLASKLSAERAMTASPFIWKAKRLFGIGSEKRLREAIKVVNDVAQDMIKQRREMGFNSHKDILSRFMGSVEDDAYLRDIVVSFLLAGRDTIASALTGFFSLLSKSPEVEARIREEVGPGPEPPTFDQIREMHYLNAAVHESMRLFPPIQFDSKFATEDDVLPDGTFVRKGSRVTYHPYAMGRMENIWGPDCLRFRPERWLRDGVFVQPCPFKYPVFQAGVRVCLGKDLALTEMKSVVVALLRRFDIRVVEPDQELRFVPGLTATLRGGLPVRVLERKC; from the coding sequence ATGAGTTTTGAaggttttctttctcttcaatCAATGTCTGCTACTTgcggcttcttcttcttcgccTTCACCCTTCTCTTTTCTTTGTTCTCCTTTATGCTTTTCATCATCAGGATGAAGCCATGGTGTAACTGCGACATCTGCAGGAGTTACTTGACCGTGAGCTGGGCCTCAAAGTTCGCCAACCTCTGCGACTGGTACACGCACCTTCTCCGAAAATCCCCATCGGGCACCATCCATGTGCATGTCTTGGGGAACACCATAACCTCCAACCCCGACAACGTCGAGCACATTCTCAAGACCAATTTCCAAAACTACCCCAAAGGAAAACCCTTCTCCGTCCTCCTCGGAGACCTCCTCGGCCAAGGGATTTTCAACGTCGACGGCGATTCCTGGCTCTTTCAACGCAAAATGGCCAGTCTTGAACTCGGGAGCGTCGCGATTCGCTCCTACGCATTGGAGTTGGTCAACGAGGAGATCCACGCGCGCTTGCTCCCTTTCGTGGTCTCAACCGCGCGTGGCGAAATGAACAAGGAAAAGGTCCTTGATTTACAGGACATACTACGGAGATTTTCGTTCGACAACATCTGCAAAATATCGTTCGGTCTTGACCCGGGTTGTCTCCTCCCAACTCTCCCCGTTTCGGACCTCGCCGACGCCTTTGACTTGGCCTCCAAACTCTCCGCGGAACGCGCCATGACCGCGTCGCCGTTTATTTGGAAAGCGAAGAGGCTTTTCGGAATCGGTTCGGAGAAGAGACTGAGAGAAGCGATCAAGGTCGTAAACGACGTCGCGCAAGACATGATAAAGCAGAGGAGGGAAATGGGGTTCAATTCGCATAAAGACATTCTCTCGCGGTTCATGGGATCCGTTGAAGATGACGCTTACTTACGAGATATCGTGGTGAGTTTTCTTTTGGCGGGCCGCGACACCATCGCCTCTGCCTTGACGGGCTTTTTTTCTCTGCTGTCGAAAAGCCCCGAAGTGGAGGCGCGGATCCGCGAGGAGGTGGGTCCGGGCCCGGAGCCCCCGACTTTTGATCAGATTCGCGAAATGCATTACCTGAACGCGGCGGTTCACGAGAGCATGAGGTTGTTTCCGCCCATCCAGTTCGATTCGAAGTTCGCCACGGAGGATGACGTGTTGCCAGATGGAACTTTTGTACGCAAGGGGAGTCGGGTCACTTATCACCCTTATGCCATGGGTCGGATGGAAAACATCTGGGGACCCGATTGCCTCCGATTTCGACCCGAACGGTGGTTGCGTGATGGAGTGTTCGTTCAACCGTGTCCTTTTAAATACCCGGTTTTTCAGGCCGGTGTAAGGGTGTGTTTGGGGAAGGATTTGGCTTTGACGGAGATGAAGTCCGTTGTGGTCGCGTTGCTTAGGCGGTTCGACATTCGGGTCGTTGAACCGGATCAGGAGCTCCGGTTTGTGCCAGGTCTGACAGCCACTTTACGAGGCGGGTTACCGGTTCGGGTTTTGGAAAGGAAATGTTGA